The Candidatus Cloacimonadota bacterium nucleotide sequence TTCATCTTTGGGGAGGATGGTTTTCAAAGAATATTTTTTATCGAAAAGAATTTTGTTTGTTATCTCATCGATCTCGACTTTTGTCAAATCCGCTTTATCACCGACTCCCCGCTTCAAATTAAGATTTTCAATTAACTGCTTGATCGTCAGTTTTCCATCTCCTATGATTTCAGGTGGAATCAGTTTAGATGTTGCTACAAATTTATCATCGATGATCAGCAGCCTGTAGATATCTCCTTCGATATTTTGCTGGCAAATGAAATCCTCGTTGTATTGTTTTGCCCAATTATACGCATTCGTAATTTCATCAGCGTTTGCTAAATTTATACAAATCGTTTTAGGAGTATTACTTTTCACAGGTTTGATCACGATCGGCTTTTGAAGATTTTGTTGGAAGGTCAGTATATCTTTGAGACTCTTTGTCCGGACAACTTCAGGGACAGGAATCCCAGCATTTTTCAGCATTAGTGAGGTTAGAACTATGTTATCAACTGTTTCCACTGCAATAAAATTCGTATCGGATGTAATAGTGGCGCGAATTCTTTTATGATATTTCCCGGTTCCCAATTGCACAAGATTGTAATCATCGAGTCTCAAATAGGGAATATTCCGTTTTTTTGCTTCCTCAACAATTGCCTGTGTGCTTGGTCCCAGAAGTCTTTTCTCTCGTATATCGATCAAATTAGAAACAGCTTGTTCCACATCGAAAGGTAGATCGAGTAAAATGGAGTTGATCAAATTTACCGCAACTTTAGCAGCATAAACTCCGGCAACTTCATCCAGGAAGCGGAAAACAACATTGTAAATTCCCTGCTTTCTCGTCATCCGGGTTTTACCGTAAGCAACATCCATTCCTGCAAGAGTCTGCAATTCGATCGCAGCATGCTCTGTTATATGTCCGAGAAGCGTTCCTTCTTTTACGCGTTTGAAGAATCCGCCTTTTTCTCCTATCGAGCAGTGATGTTCTATCAAACTGGGAATATGCTTTTTCAGTTTTTCATAAAAACCGGGGATTTCGTTTGAGAAGACTTCATCATATTCACCGAGATCAAGTTTGATCACGATCACTTTTCCTGCACTGAAGTAGTTTGCACCGTGCATTACTTTGAGATCGAGGACTTTGAGCGGACCTTCTATTAGTTGATAGTTTTGATTTTTTTTCATTTTTTTTAGACCTTACCGATGGTTATAAATTTCCATAATGGTCATTAATACATCAACCGTTGCGAAGGTTCTAAATTCCTTCGGAACTTTTCAACCATTCGCAAGGTTTCTATCCAAACAATCCTGTTTTTACAACTTTAGAGTTTTTCACGAAAAACTCTCCATTGGCGATCAGAAATGAGATTTTGTAATCCTCATCCAGAAGAACAATGTCAGCATCCTTTCCAACTTGCAGTCTGCCTTTATTCTTCAGTTTCAGAACATCCGCAGGATTGGTTGTTACAGGTTTAAGAGCTTGTTCCAAAGGCATTCCTTCTTCTTTCACCGCATCGATCGTTTCCCAGAAAATAGAAGCAGGAAGACCTGAAACAAGTTTCACCAGATTTCCCTGCTCATCAAAGTCTGGAAGTGAACCGCAGCCGTCTGAAGTCATTGTTATGTGTTCGAGCGGAACTCCGGCTTTCATCAATTCCACGATCGCTTTGGCAGGTTTGGTTTCATATTTGGGAAAATAGGGATAAGAACTGGCGGTAATATCGACATAACCTTGTTTTCCGTATTCCTTTGCATCTTCAAAAATATAATCATTCCGATTGCAGTGCGTAGGCTGGAATTGTTTGAAATTCAGTTCACTTTTTTCGACTGCATCATAAATTGGCTGGAACGGATTTTTCGCATCTCCCATATGCAGATTCACGATTCCGGCTTTTCCACCCAGCATTCCGCCAACTCTCGTATGTTCTGCTAACCTGATCAATTCCTCAGTAGTTGGAAAGGATGTTCGGTGATCAGAAATTGCGACTTCTCCAACTCCGATCACTTCCTCGATCATGGCAATATCTTTGCCCACATCTCCGAGTATCGTTGGAGTTGGAACTTGATATGCTCCTGTATAGATCCAGCAGGAAACTCCTTCTGCTCGCAGAGATTTTGCTTTCATTAAAACGCTTTCTACCGATCGCGTCATTCCGTCTGTTCCGAGACAACCGATCA carries:
- a CDS encoding cyanophycin synthetase: MKKNQNYQLIEGPLKVLDLKVMHGANYFSAGKVIVIKLDLGEYDEVFSNEIPGFYEKLKKHIPSLIEHHCSIGEKGGFFKRVKEGTLLGHITEHAAIELQTLAGMDVAYGKTRMTRKQGIYNVVFRFLDEVAGVYAAKVAVNLINSILLDLPFDVEQAVSNLIDIREKRLLGPSTQAIVEEAKKRNIPYLRLDDYNLVQLGTGKYHKRIRATITSDTNFIAVETVDNIVLTSLMLKNAGIPVPEVVRTKSLKDILTFQQNLQKPIVIKPVKSNTPKTICINLANADEITNAYNWAKQYNEDFICQQNIEGDIYRLLIIDDKFVATSKLIPPEIIGDGKLTIKQLIENLNLKRGVGDKADLTKVEIDEITNKILFDKKYSLKTILPKDEILTLKISGNMKFGGLSEDVTDSVHPMNIFLAERAAKVIGLNVAGIDIIAPNLKESILKNNGFVIGVNAAPDFRMHLKPTIGEPRNVAENLVNMLFPEKKKTRIPIFSITGTKGKTLAVDLISNILQNSGYTVGIISSDGLFIGDNCLMKGDMTHPKSVSLVLKDPTIDAAVLETSRKGILNYGLGYEFADFGIVLNLEEEKVEDDLLYLEDVAYAKSVVAEQVYDDGFTILNADYEMIEEMRKRLYSNLILISKSYQNESARIHSENGGISVVLDEKKIVILNGSDRIELLHLNDLADDLKMKLEKNFEILLGVVAALFAFGIDVKNIREGIEIF
- a CDS encoding beta-aspartyl-peptidase → MILIKNCELYAPEKSGKKDILLAAGKIIAIEEKIPKPENIVVEIIDADGLKAIPGLIDGHVHIAGAGGEGGPATRTPELKLTQLLEGGITTVIGCLGTDGMTRSVESVLMKAKSLRAEGVSCWIYTGAYQVPTPTILGDVGKDIAMIEEVIGVGEVAISDHRTSFPTTEELIRLAEHTRVGGMLGGKAGIVNLHMGDAKNPFQPIYDAVEKSELNFKQFQPTHCNRNDYIFEDAKEYGKQGYVDITASSYPYFPKYETKPAKAIVELMKAGVPLEHITMTSDGCGSLPDFDEQGNLVKLVSGLPASIFWETIDAVKEEGMPLEQALKPVTTNPADVLKLKNKGRLQVGKDADIVLLDEDYKISFLIANGEFFVKNSKVVKTGLFG